aaaactcAAACCACAAGctaggaatgggaatggaatggaaatggggtcttcaaataaaataaaattgaaaagcgaaaacttcaagcaaaaaaccaaaaaaaaaagcaacgtAAATGTGAAGGAAATAAAGCGAAAAGTGGTCGATTATAATATGAATAATTTAGCTTTTAATATATAATACCTATTATATGTGatatttggccaaaaacaaattagattcaaatgaaatttgaGGTTTTTAGAGCATGAAAAGATCCATCATTGGGGGATTCCCTTTGGCCTTTAGAAAATAGAACCCAACGATTCGCACTGGAATAAagctaaagagagagagagatgaaaaCTCGCCCTTGACtcctaagccacactgggagagagttCTTTATTGTGTCCTTAACATTGTTCCGATTGCAATCTGTTAAATGAGATCATTCCTTATGATTCTGAGCCATCGGTTTGTTAGAATTGTGTACGAGTACCTTCCACCCGGTATTCCAATCTCTTGTACTCAAAAATCGATTTATTtttctgtgtattttgttatttgttcttccaattcatattttttccatttatctTTCTCAAATGCTTTACATAATTATATGTAAATAATTCTTGGCCTTGCCATCCGATCAccgactctggctctggctctggctctgacttgAATCGACTCCAACGATTAGTTCCGTGATGAAGATCTATTATGAAAAATGAGCCTACAGCCGTAAGCCGTGTAGAGCTATGTTTACACATGTGTGAGGCCCCATCAAATAATGAACAaggcaaatattttgattgAATATTTGTTATTACATATTGagagcaggccaggccagagcagagcagagcagagcagagcaaaatCCCAAATCAAAGTACGTAATACGGTAGGgccaaatatttaaacagtttCAGGCTGATGTGTTTCCCCCTGGCAACAACAATGAATGATTCAactgcttttcttttcatgCCTCCTTCATCTCCATCCATCTTACCATTTCCCACATCGAATGCACACGCCCccatattgcgtatacgccctGGCTGCGGCAGTCTCAGTGGCTCTGTGGCAGCTGCAGAAGACGCTGCCTGAATGCacttggctggctggctggctggctggttgttGGCTTGGTTGGCTTTGTGCGGTTACCTGACTTGGCCGACTCTTTGTTGACTTTTTAGATTTGCTCTTTGCGCTCTTCTTCTCGGTCGGAGCTTGTGGCTCGAAAACCGCCTGCTAAATGAGTGGGATTACGCAATGGACGCACATGAGGGGTCtctccaaaaaaaagaaaaaaaccgaaaaaaagaaacaggtAAACGTAATGAGCACACCAGTACCAGTGCCAGCACCAGCCGAAACCACAccaatattgatatttttcagctgaggattttttttttctctctgctTAAAAGTCTCAAGTATTCGGGGCGACTATTGAGTGTCCGGCAACGACACCTACAACCCGCCAGGCGATCcgaaaattgcatttcgtAAGAgccaaaagacaaaaaaaaaaaaccgaaaacagaaaaagataCAACCAAAAATATGCCCATTCATCGCACATTTTTaatgtgcataaattaaaaataatcaaaatgcATTAACATTTGTTTAGTTAGCTCTGGGCCTGGCCAAGaccccatgcccatgcccatgcccatcgCAGAGAGGCCCCAAAGTGTTTATGTAATCCCTTTGCACTCTCGCGAGGTCTGGGGTTCAGGCCATCAACAAAAAACCGAGGAAGAAAACTAACCAAAAAATATAGTCATAAAAAAAAGGTTCATGAATAAAGATGGGGGGCAGATGGCGGCAATTTTCGTGTCAACACTTTGCCACCAACAAAACCAGTGATCTGTGATCTGGAATGGGGATTAGAGCCTACCCTTGGACCCCGAACTCGTACTCGTCTTTGTACTCGTGCACTCCAGTCTAGGCCCAACACTCGAGGGAGCTGCTCAATTGAATTCCAATTGGTAAAAactcaatttccatttcaaatgcaaaagATCGACGATGCGACGCCCACGAGACCATTTTTGAACTTAATTGTTTATGAAAATACTTAATTGAAATAACAATTGCTTTAAGCATTCACAAGTGTGAGCCAGCCACGGACAAAAGAGCCAGCCACAGTCGTTGGTCTAATCAATCTCCACACACACTTGCAACACACCATTTTGTTTGCGAGCCCGAGTGCCAGTCGTATATGAAAGGAAGGCTATCTTCACCTCGACATTTGCCCTTGCAGAACAGTTTCATATTTTTCGATCGGTTGCAACCTGCGGATGGGTACGCTCTGTGGTGGGCTTATCTCCAAAGTTGTATCTTAATTCAATATATACTCGAATTTTGAGGTTGAGGGAAGGTTAAACATAATTAACTTGTCTGCTAGGTGTTTCGAAAGTACTGCTATTTGTTGGGCTGCTACTCCTGAAAACTTGGTAAAAATAATCAAAGTTATCAATCAATTAGATACCCATTTATTGTATTGGTTCTGCTGGAAAAAATAACCCTTAAAACCTGTTCTTTCCGCCTGATCATTTCTATCTCAGAAATCTTCtaagtggaaaacttttccttcAACTGACACTCACAAAGAAATTTGCCGACAAAGTCAACAAGTACATCCGCTTCGTTCCTTCATCTCGCATTCGAGTACGAGTCATCCGCTCATCcaaaagtgctgattggtaCTATATATCGAATTAAAACCTGCAACCTGCAAATTTTCAACTACTAGGAATTGAAACACAGCCAGAACTATTGAAGGGCTTGATCATTGGCATGGATCCAGGTTTAAACATGTTCCTGAAGTCAATTGACATCGTTcggagcaacagcaaaaggTTCACAATGATGCTGCAAATGGTTTGCCGAATCAGCTGGGAATATTCAAACCATTTTATACCCGTAACTCCATTCAATGGAGATGAAAAATTCCCCCACAGCCTTTTCTGTCACTCTCCTATAGTCCTTTCGCCTATCTACACGTAGAGCCAACCCATTTATACACCATTAGCTCTTACATTCATGCCATAAACCATTCTAGACAATCCCATAAACCCATTTCCTTTCTCTACCGCAGATGACAAACAATTTCTGGTCCCacttgaaatgcaaatgattGCCCAATGCTGATGTGGTTGCGCCTCTTCTTCGGGCCACatttggcctggcctggcccggccgACCGACcggctggctgtctggctggctggatggccaattgttttttgttttttgttggccagcaACCTGAATGTTTCTTGTGTTGCCGTTGCACCGGCGATTGTTGCTTCGTCTGCTGGCAGTTGGTCAATAATTGGCATAGATTTATTTTGGCTAGTTGGCAATTTTTTCCCGTGAGTGAATTGGCACCGGGGGTTGGGTGGCCCGTATGTATGGGTACGGGTAATATGTACGTATGTGCTGTATGGCTGGAAAACTTACCCACATCGCTGGGGCCTAAAATTTCCGCTGAAGTTCGGCTTTCCCCGTCgctggcggcggctgctgttgctgctgtcgcaTTTTGTTGCACTCCCAGTTGAAGTTGCCGGGGCTCCCTGCCCTCCCTCTCTGCtggcactgccgctgccgctgccactgctggctGTCTAATTGCACCATTTGTTGCATTCGTCTGCGTTTCACTTACTGTCGTCGtcgatgttgctgctgctgccaccaacaatgccaccaaaaacaacaaccagcaacagcaaaatgaTTCATTGCTTCGATGAATTTTCATCGTAAGCCAagcatacaaataaatatcccAAAATTATAGTTTGGCttttgctctgctttgctGTTTCGTTGATTGTTTTCTCTGCTGCTGATTTTCTATCTGGTTTTCTATTGTTCGCtttgcacaaacacacacacacacacaaacacacacacacgcgggTTTTCCAATTTTCCACAATTGTCTTGTAGAATGGAGCtgcgtctcgtctcgtctgcgtgtcgtcctcctcctccgctgcTCCGCTGCTCAGCTGCTCAGCTTCTCCCCtttctctgctgttgctgccgtggatgttgcagttgctgatGTGGCCGATgttgccgatgctgctgctgctgttgctgttgctgttgcgtgCAATAATTCAAGTCGTGCTGTCGACTTatctgtgctgctgctttgggAAATCGTACGCCTggccgttgctgctgcaaaatgtcggaagagaaagagagagagagatcggaGTGCATTAGTGAAATGTCGCTGATTGGTACACAAATAGGAAAGAGACCAAAATCATTGGAATAGAAACTGAATTGTCATGGAGGAAGCTGAACGGCAACATACAGTGCGTTACAGAGCTGTAAGAATTGGTTTTAAACTCACAAACAAATTAGATAGATATTGAATTGTAGCAGTGCTGCCATGAACTCTTTTCAAATGAACAAAATAGATCCTAACTATGGTATATAAATTAACAGATTTCTGACTAATTTCcctacaatatacatatatgttttttcTTATTTGTCTCAAATCTTACGAAAGAGCCTAGAACTTTCAGAGGAATCAAATTATCAAACACCAATCGCCCAATTGCAAACATCAGTCTTTGAAAGACAATAGAATTATCGTAACAATTCGATTATCTTTTCAATGGAATAACATTATTCAATCAATTAGCAGCGCTAGATAAGCTATCCAATTGTGTAATTTGCACGCTGCTAACTTTAATCTCCACATTTCCGTGAATCACCcgagtgtgtgttttcccCCGTTCATTAGCCTTATGGTATTGAACCGCACCTTCGAAGATTGGCTACTTAGGGTCAGACTCATGTTGGCTAGATGTACACACATGTTCGTAGAGATAACCCACAGCCGGCCAGCACTAACGGAAGGTCCCTCCACAGATCGCAGAGCTCCATAAGCCGCTTggggctgactgactgacggcCATCACAGGGGCAGCCAGCCATCAATTATAATTCGCGGTAAGTAAGAGTGATAACTAAGGTCGCCGATCCaacccgatccgatccgacccGATCCATGCCAGATCCAAAGTAACAGCCGCCTGCCTGTATGCAGGGTTCAATAAAATCCAAAAGCCGaaagcccaaagcccaaagccaTAGACGAGGCGGCACGCATACGCCCTGTTGTACATACACGATACACGATGGGTTTGACAGTATTTTCAGCTTTTTGTTATTTCGCTGCATCGTTAGGCCATTAAAACATAAGCAACTATGAattttttatggcaatgtGTGTCATTGCCTGTTGGGGAATCAATTAATACACACACATCGTTGCATAGGAGAAGCCCAAGTGTTTTTGGGGGCCTTTTTGGCTTGCTTGCGGCTTGCGCAAAATTACGTTGACAATTTCACTCGATTTGGTATGCGGCATAAATGGTTACTGGCTACTGGCCGCCCCCCCAAGAGAAGGCGAGAAGCCGAAAAGCCTCCACTCCGCCCATTCAGTGGGTGCGGCCTGGGGTTTTGCGTAATttttgaaagaaagaaaaccagGGTCAGCATTTTTCTGTTCTATTCTTTGTCATGCTGATGAGCAGTaggcagcaccaccagcacagACAAAGCCCCAAGTCGTAGCTGTGGCTCTTTCTATTTTTACATCTTAAAGAACCTTTCTCGCAGATGAGCAAAGCGTAGAAACCAAAGTTCAATGCACGTTTTAGCCATAGCCGAATGTCTTGGCAGCTCTTTGCCGCCTTCGGCAGTTCCCATGATTAATTGAGGCAAGCAGGatgctatggctgtggctgtgtaaGAAAAGCCGAATAGAAAGAAATTTGCATGAGAGTTGatgatggggggggggaggaggggggagatGATGATCAAAGAACAGTCGCAAAAAGACACGATAaccattttttaaattatatgtTTCTCGTAATTCTAGCAATAATTTTAgagggaaaaaaaaacgaaaaaagattTTGCCTGGCGGCTCATTAAGTTCGCTCCCagtttaattataattataagaACGTAAGAAATGCCATTGACTCGCTCGCTCGCCTCTCGGTTTCTCTCTTTATATgattatatttgatttttttgttaatttgttATAACATCAGCGTTCTAAACTTAACAACCACAAAGCGCGCAATAAGATTACAAATAAGTAAAGCCTGATGGGTTGTTgagtctgtctgtgtgtgtgtgtgtatggacTGCGAGATACCCATTGATGGTTCTATCTATATAGATAGCCGGACAGCAGGGGCTTATGCCAACTCGAAATGCCCCAAGCCCCAGCTTAGAATCAATTTTGTTTGTCAGAAAAATACTTTTCGAGTGGCCCTACAATTGGATGATTTCCGAAGTGGTTCTCTGGCTGTTTGTTTCGAGCTCTTACGATGATTGATAAAGTGACAAAATGGAGGAgcccaaaatcaaaatcagaaTCAAAATCTAGAAATCCATTTGGCCACACTTGAGAGCCGAGGCGTGCGAAAGAATTTTTGGTCGGTTCGGTGGAGGTGGGCCACGGATTGAATTCTATTCCATCTCGGAACCGCCCACACAACTGCTCGTCCGATGGGGAGATGGGGCTTTTGTTGGAGGTGGGGAGGAAGGCGTTGGGCCCTCGGGCTCTAGCTCTCCGCCATTGTGCTAAACAATGGGTTAAACTTGGCCACAGCTGATTAAACATGCAAATTGGCGCTTGGGAAATCGTGGACGAGCAGAGACACGACACGGCCGCCggttaaaaatgtttttatcaAACGAGCGATTTTATCAGTCGGGAGAGATCGCAGCGGATCACAGCGGAtcgcagcaaaacaaaaaccacacataaggcaaaacaaatgcaaattttattGCCAGTTTCTGAGGCAATCCCTCAGCTGGGAGTGCATAAGATCACAAATAGCGCACCGCTTAGTGGGAGAAGACGCCTAGCGGAGGCGTAGTGCCATATTTAACTAAGACTTGCTGATGGATTTTGTTTTAGTATAGTCAATCGCTGGCATTCCTCAATGTTTGTTTGGCATGCTAATTGGGCGGCAGGCGCCGCAGTCTCTCCCGAGAATGTCTGGCATGTGGCGCTGCATCCCATCCATTATTGATTAGAAAGCACACGACAACAGTTGGCTAATTATAGCCATGTACACCGCCAAAGGTCAGGCTTAACCAGTTAAGATCTGCCGCTTATTAGTGctggaaaatgcaattaaaaatttccatgCAACTTCCTTTTGCAAAATATAGACATTAAACTTATAAACTCATTAAAAATTAGTCAAAAAATTCGACTATTTCGAGTATTTTGTCAGCCATGAAGGTGAGCCCTCTCTgaatggtattttttttttgtttgttgattcCAAGCCTTGCATGACACCCAAAATCGACAGAAGATGTCGTCAACTTCCTTCTGCGagtaataaaataattatgtAGAATAAATATTAAGTAACTTttgagtgtttgtgtgtggcactgCAAACAGCCGACatatttaataatacaaatagtGCATAATTTAGTCATACACTCGTCGCACTAGAGCAGCGTTCGAGTCGAGTGGAGTCGAGTCTGAATCTCAATCTGAGACCGAGTCCAAGCGTGCATTAGAATAATTAACCCTGAACCCAGGCGGCACGGCACTGACGGGGCACTACTCACGTATTCTTATGAGAATATACTGGTACTGTGCCTGGCCCATTGTTGTTGGCCCACTCGCCTATGTATAATCGTTTGACTGGCGAATTTTTACACGTTTGATTCTTGGAACAATCGGGGAATTCTCGATGGGTTGTGTGTAAAGTGAGCAAATATTTGGCTAGATTTTTCGGGTTTTTTATAAGTGGATTTTTGCTAATAACTTTGGCAAACGTCAAGAAGTTGGGACTCTCCCACATGGTTGGATTTAATATTACCCCCCCAGgggccacatccacatctccTGTTTGTGCAAGAGTTTAAAAGGCGCTGAAAATTAATGGGCAGCACTCAAAAGTGTTTTATAggcggtggggggagggggatacAGAGAGGCATACGGATTTGATTGAAAATGACAGTTAACGTGCCGGGGCAGTCATTAAGGCAAATTTGCAGTTTGCGGTCAGGCAatgtgtgtggagtgtgtggaaagtggatgtggatgtggatgatgatggGCAATTTGCGTGTGAGTTATGTAAAGGCTGAAGGAAAGCGCAAGTGACAGCCGCAAGGGAGAACGAGCGACAGGGAGAggtagagggagagggagagggagtgtgTTTGTACACTCCCTGCAATCGAGATAATTATCGGCTGCCGATATCACGCATGGGCAGAAAAACTGAAACACAATACGATAAAATATTCGATTACTTGGCAAATTAACTGGAAAAAATCGATCTCTCACTTCAAGTGTCATATGGCAGCAGTCAGACAAttcctctccccctccctctcccatCCATATGTAGTCTTTGCAATGATCAAAGACCATCTCGTGTGGGTGGAAGTGGGACAGGGAGTGCTCTGCATGCACTtgcccttctctctctctctctctctctctctctcccactctgcTGCAATTTGCGTTTTCTTTTGTCAAGCTCAAGGCTCTCCATCTTCtctccatccacccatccatccatccatccgacTCTTTGTGTCTCTCGCTTTTTGCATTTAAGGTGCCGCCCGAAGAGTCACGTGGGTGGATTTAAGAGATGTTGGGGGTGTTCATTTTGCTATATTGACCGATTTATTAGGAATTTCTAGACGCGCCCATGAGTCATCCGCCCAGATAAAAAGATACTTAAGCTAAAATAGCCATAAACACGCCCGTTAACAGCGTCAGtcgcggtgcggtgcggtgcggtgcggtgtgcAGTGGCCTACCAACACGCTTAATTAGTGCAAAGTGCACGTGCCGCGCCCCGGCTCCTAACAGTACCCTTATCGTTTACCTAGGCAAATGGCTTTCatgccactgcagtgagtcacaaagcagcagcagcagcagcagcagccacaacaatcACTGTTGCATAACGAAGACCCACAACTGGCGGCTAACTAGCGACTTAATGCTCCATTGGCGTCACATTATCAGCTCCGTTAGCATCCATTTCCAATGCAATTaatgctgctgtgctgctccTCTCCGATGCAGCGGCGATCGGCGATCGGCGTGCGGCTCCGTCTCCGGCTATGGCTCCGGCGTCCGGTTACCAGCAACAAACAGTTGATCCGTTTTCCATTTACCGGTTCGGTTTGGATCGGATTGGTCTCGGTCTCGTCTCTGTGTCCGGCTGTCCCATCTGTCCGTTTCCAATTGCCACTGTGTTATGGTTATGGTCAACGACGCGGCTGGCCAAACAACTTTTCAATTTCAGCAAAATGTTCACACAGTTTTCATTTTGCATtcactgtctctgtctctatcaCTCTCTACCTCTTTCTGTTCGTGTTTTTCCATAAGTTTACACGATTTATGataagtttatttttaaatgttaaaCAAGCTGCCAACAATGCAGTGCAAAGTTCTAGCTCTAGCTTCGCGCAGTGGAGGCGTGGCCATCCACAGACCCAACTCCCCAGTGACCCAAGCTCTCTGATCCGGGCTAATGAGCTCGACCTCTGGCCTTTGTTTTCCCTACGGCTCTTGGCAGACACATTAGCCACGCTCCAATTATTGCAACGATCGGTGGCAGTTGGCAAATTAGAACGGCGGCAAGGTGATTCAATTTGCTTAAAGCCAAagacagacccagagccagagccagagtcatagccatagccatagccatagccatactCCGGTTCCAGTTGCAAGCTCTGGCTGGCAGACTCTCGGAGGTCAGcaggaaaatatgaaaaaaatgCATTGGCCATTAATAAGTTTATTGGCGGCTCGGCTCTCATAAAACCCCAGAAACACAGTAACACGTACAGAacaaataataacaacaacaacaacagcagcagcagcagcagcaccagggaCTGGCGACAAGATTAAACCTGTTCTGCGACAAGTGCGCCTTGGGTACGCGACTGTCCATGTCCATTACAGTTAGAGACATGGCCACAGAATGCACTCGACCAGGGCACAGTGGGTCACATTTTTGTATGAAAAGTGGGACCCACATTTGGAATAGAAATACGATAGCTCTCTTAGAAATGTTCGATGCTTGTTAATGAGAACAAACGGAGGGAAGAGAAGAAAGAGGAGTAATCTAGGAAGATTCAGACTTACTGTCTTCCTCTCTCAATTGGTAAATAAGCAAGAAAAACAGAGAGCGTAAGCAAGTAAGTTGAAATAAACAGAGTTTAATCATCTGCTGTAATCTCTTCACTCTTTACTCTTTACTCTcgactctccactctccactccccTTTGACACTCATCTCCCCACTCTCAGAAAACACTTGTAAAACTCTAAATACATTCCAGAAATTCTTTGTTCCACTGTGCCATCTGCAACAGTTGTTTTTTGCCtggaaccttttttgtgagcCCGGTTTTGGTCTGTGGTTTGTGTTGCCTTTTTACTgctgttttatgttttatttttccacgtttttttttttgtttttgccaattGCTCATTGAtgtctgtttgcttttggttttagtTTCGGCTCTGGCACCGTTACACGCTTGCACTCTCCCGCTGTAAAGTTCAAAGGTGTCCGGAGTCTGTGGGGATTGCTGTGctatgtttttgtttgtgtgtcgTGAGAACCAATCGTTGGATTTGGCTACCTGTGCAGATGGTCAGTCCTTAGAAATATTTGAAACTCACTTTAGCTGCCATTTGTGGATGCGCGAGTGGTGTCCGCTCAGGTGTCCGCCAAGTGCAGGGGCCTGTCCGTGCACACGCATTTAGTGCGGACAGTTAGTCATTTGTTTACTCTCCACCTctttctctatccctctctcacGCTCTCGGCCTAAGCCGAGCTTTCGCGCCGCTCTATGAAAGCGTCGGAGCGAGACGACAATAGGTACTCCCCGAGAGCCGAAAAAAGAAGACTCCGCAACGTTGCTTTACATAAACTTTACCGATTTCTGCGGCACAGATACAAAAACGAGTACAGATGCACTGCAATGACAATGCTGGCTGTAATTAATTTCGCTTCAGGCcaaataataacaaatttCGCATTTCATTTCGCTTCGTTTCATTCACAGCGAAATCGGGCTGGCTTATTTATGCATTTGACCCGCTTTGTGGCTTTGACAAAACAACCGAAACAAACCGAAACGAGTTGCAACAATACGATTCGAAAAACACGGCTGCTGTCGCGCTGTTGTTTTCTTGGAATTTCGATTctacgcaaaaaaaaaacttgttgcCTGTTttgtttatgattttcttttgcacTTGCTTTCGGTTGATATTCTGGCACGCACACATAAACAACCACCatcaacacacacaaacacactgaTACGCACGGACCAGGCCCAGCTCTTGGCTAAAATATTTTCGTGAATTTCGTGAAATTATTCGGTTGCGACCGCGCTCTTTCAGAACCTACGAAATTTGTTGGTTTCTCTCTCACGGCGGAAATATCTATGTACaacatatatagatattttCGTATTCAACGGAACTACTTTTCTGAATTCGGAGCAAAATTCGGCACTATTTCTGTTGTTACTTGTCCGCGGCCCGCTAAAAGATTGAGTTCCACAGTGCTTCCATTATTCCCACTGTACCACCCGACGGATACGTCATGTTAAGCATGTTGCTGTTAATCCGTACTCATGTTGCTAGGAAACCGGTTTCTAGTCCAAACTACTGTTGTGAGTATAGAAGTTTCGATACCCTGTTGCTCGAATTAATGTTAAAATTCTCTGCTCCAAGCTGATTATCAATAATTGGCATTAAAAGCTTACTTCATCAATAGGTCTTTATCAGtttgattggttttttttttttttgtttattcagTTTCGTTGTGATAGCTTTCAAGCTGGGAGACAGACAGATGAATAGACATCTTATGAGGCCCGAAACTTTTGTGCGTTACGAACAACTCACAATCTTAATAATATCCTTTGTTTTCTAGGGTATTCAAATGTTGCTCACAGATGCGTGAATGTTGCTAAGAGCAAAGTAACACACTCTTAAAGCTCTTTTGATATGATCGATCATTTAGTGTTGAG
The sequence above is a segment of the Drosophila pseudoobscura strain MV-25-SWS-2005 chromosome X, UCI_Dpse_MV25, whole genome shotgun sequence genome. Coding sequences within it:
- the LOC117184552 gene encoding putative GATA zinc finger domain-containing protein 25, with product MAAKQQRPGVRFPKAAAQISRQHDLNYCTQQQQQQQQQHRQHRPHQQLQHPRQQQQRKGRS